A genomic stretch from Sebastes fasciatus isolate fSebFas1 chromosome 23, fSebFas1.pri, whole genome shotgun sequence includes:
- the itih5 gene encoding inter-alpha-trypsin inhibitor heavy chain H5: MLLLLLVTLLICFSPSALGQLEESQFGDDIDSDLADFDLDIAPRRVPRQLKTMLVKEPKPHIQELSIKTTIISRYAFTAVYCAMLNRHSAAAEGVFHFQIPAGAYVSNFTMIIGGRVYQSEVKPKEKRVKQQNGNARNKESGEARPELEVEVFRMTASIPGRNRAVFLLTYEELLQRRLGRYEHVTSLRPLQLVSRLSLDVTIVDHSPVTDLQVLPLRNGRSSNAAAGSNAPKTPARLDPPAGTAIKNEKNVCKITFSPNIVQQAKITTNGILGDFVIRYDVQRDMGIGDIQVLNGHFVHYFAPKDLPVVPKNVVFVIDTSASMLGTKIRQTKDALFTILKDLRPGDHFNFISFSNRIKVWQPNRLVPVTPLNIRDAKKFIYMLGPTGGTNIDGAIQTGSSLLRDYLSSPDTSPNSVSLIIFLTDGRPTVGVMQSTAILGNTRSAVQEKFCIFTIGIGNDVDYRLLERMALENCGMMRRIHEDSDASAMLKGFYDEIGTPLLSDIRINYTEDSVRYVTQHLFTNYFNGSEIVIAGKLTNSSAESLHVQVTASNNDRSIVLETDVPLRHRQTETEKHVKAATAAMATGAKTPGTVLAQELGVALGSLAEDFVERVWGFLSVKERLRSRLRSQTSKEREDHIQRATNLSLTYHFLTPLTNLVVEKPEVMADGTMAPAPTIPPSAGEAVSTANELPADTEEEKAEKPNEKPGSQTSSLSNQIGRAERRPAKKSITVSKTSADGDPHFVVEFPLSKLTVCFNINGEPGHVLRLVSDHKYSGVTVNGKLIGAPAPPGSHKQQRTYFSTITIVVDRPRRAYIEVTPKKVILDGLDRMVLPCHSTVSVDSGALSVSIVGKSNVTVTVGGNIMFVILLHQYKNPAAYQRDHLGFYIGDSKGLSHNCHGLLGQFLYEEVGVAKLPAQAGMKPSSVLKVKDRSVPVVQKSRRIYSGTQSVDCWFARNNAAKLIDGQYEDYLMSHMFDTGDWPHGTNAV; encoded by the exons atgctgctgctgctgctggtgactTTACTGATCTGCTTCAGCCCCAGTGCACTGGGGCAACTGGAGGAATCCCAGTTTGGAGATGACATTGATTCAGACCTCGCAGACTTTGATTTAGACATT GCTCCACGCAGAGTCCCAAGGCAGTTGAAAACTATGCTAGTCAAG GAGCCTAAACCTCACATCCAGGAGCTCTCCATCAAGACCACCATCATCTCTCGTTACGCCTTCACCGCGGTGTACTGCGCCATGCTCAACCGGCACTCCGCCGCTGCCGAGGGCGTGTTCCACTTTCAGATTCCAGCTGGAGCCTACGTCTCCAACTTCACCAT GATCATCGGAGGGCGTGTCTACCAGAGCGAGGTCAAGCCGAAGGAAAAGAGGGTCAAGCAGCAGAACGGCAACGCCAGGAACAAAGAGTCAGGTGAAGCAAG gcctgagctggaggtggaggtgttTAGGATGACGGCCAGCATCCCGGGTCGGAACCGGGCCGTGTTCCTGCTGACCTACGAGGAGCTTCTGCAGCGTCGGCTGGGACGCTACGAGCACGTGACCAGCCTGCGGCCGCTGCAGCTGGTCAGCCGCCTCAGCCTGGACGTCACCATCGTCGACCACTCCCCCGTCACCGACCTCCAGGTGCTGCCGCTCCGCAACGGCAGGAGCTCCAATGCTGCAGCTGGGTCTAATGCACCCAAGACACCAG CCAGGCTCGACCCTCCCGCCGGCACCGCGATCAAAAACGAAAAGAACGTCTGCAAGATCACCTTCAGCCCCAACATCGTCCAACAGGCCAAGATCACCACCAACGGCATCCTGGGAGACTTTGTGATCCGCTACGATGTTCAGAGAGACATGGGGATAGGAGACATTCAG GTTTTAAACGGCCACTTCGTCCACTACTTTGCCCCCAAAGACCTGCCAGTTGTGCCCAAGAATGTGGTGTTTGTGATCGACACCAGCGCCTCCATGTTGGGGACTAAGATCAGACAG aCTAAAGACGCTCTGTTCACCATTCTGAAGGATCTGCGACCTGGTGATCACTTTAACTTCATCAGCTTCTCCAATAGGATCAAAGTTTGGCAGCCGAATCGCCTCGTACCGGTGACGCCCCTTAACATCAGAGACGCCAAGAAGTTTATTTACATGCTGGGACCCACTGGAG GAACAAATATCGATGGTGCCATCCAGACCGGCTCCTCTCTGCTTCGTGATTACCTCTCGAGCCCCGACACCAGTCCGAACAGTGTCTCCCTCATTATTTTCCTGACGGATGGACGGCCCACGGTCGGGGTGATGCAGTCCACTGCGATCCTGGGGAACACTCGCTCAGCCGTGCAGGAGAAGTTCTGCATCTTCACCATCGGGATTGGGAACGACGTGGATTACCGGCTGCTGGAGCGCATGGCTCTGGAAAACTGTGGGATGATGAGACGCATCCACGAGGATTCCGACGCCAGCGCTATGCTCAAAGG GTTCTACGATGAGATAGGAACTCCTCTGCTGTCTGACATAAGGATCAACTACACCGAGGATTCCGTCCGGTACGTCACTCAGCATCTCTTCACCAACTACTTCAACGGCTCTGAGATCGTCATTGCCGGCAAGCTGACCAACAGCAGCGCAGAATCCCTCCACGTCCAGGTTACAGCCAGCAACAATGACAGGAGCATCGTCCTGGAGACCGACGTTCCGCTGCGGCACCGACAGACAGAGACTGAGAAACATGTGAAAGCAGCTACGGCAGCGATGGCGACTGGAGCTAAGACGCCAGGGACAGTGCTCGCACAGGAATTAGGAGTTGCTTTGGGTTCCCTAGCGGAGGACTTTGTCGAACGTGTCTGGGGTTTCCTGAGCGTCAAGGAGAGACTGCGGTCGCGGCTGCGCAGCCAAACCAGCAAGGAGAGGGAAGACCACATCCAGCGGGCCACCAATCTGTCTCTGACCTACCACTTCCTCACCCCCCTCACCAACCTGGTGGTGGAGAAGCCCGAGGTCATGGCTGACGGCACCATGGCCCCGGCGCCCACCATCCCCCCATCAGCTGGTGAGGCTGTCTCAACCGCCAATGAGCTGCCAGCtgacacagaggaggaaaaggcAGAGAAACCCAACGAGAAGCCAGGAAGCCAGACTTCATCTCTGAGCAACCAGATTG GTAGAGCTGAGAGACGACCAGCCAAGAAATCCATCACCGTCTCCAAAACATCAG CGGATGGCGACCCCCACTTTGTGGTGGAGTTCCCGCTCAGTAAACTGACCGTGTGCTTCAACATCAACGGTGAGCCTGGACACGTCCTGCGCCTGGTGTCCGACCACAAATACTCCG GTGTGACAGTGAACGGGAAGCTAATCGGCGCCCCAGCTCCCCCAGGCAGCCACAAGCAGCAGCGCACCTATTTCAGCACCATCACCATCGTGGTGGATCGCCCCAGACGCGCGTACATCGAGGTGACGCCTAAGAAGGTCATTCTGGACGGGCTGGACAGGATGGTGCTGCCCTGCCACTCCACGGTGTCAGTGGACAGCGGCGCTCTGTCGGTGTCTATTGTGGGAAAGTCTAACGTGACGGTGACGGTCGGAGGAAACATCATGTTTGTGATCCTGCTGCATCAGTACAAGAACCCAGCCGCCTACCAGAGAGACCATCTGGGGTTCTACATCGGTGACAGCAAGGGGCTGTCGCACAACTGTCACGGCCTGCTGG GTCAGTTCCTGTATGAGGAAGTGGGAGTGGCGAAGCTTCCTGCACAAGCCGGCATGAAGCCGTCGTCCGTCCTGAAGGTGAAAGACCGCTCGGTGCCGGTGGTCCAGAAGAGCAGGAGGATCTACAGCGGGACGCAGAGCGTGGACTGCTGGTTCGCCCGCAACAACGCAGCCAAGCTGATAGACGGACAGTACGAGGACTATTTGATGTCACACATGTTCGACACGGGGGACTGGCCACACGGGACCAACGCAGTGTGA
- the tmem110l gene encoding transmembrane protein 110, like — MDMYGYSGVFLVKRFLDNDGVVEVSNMSDIINKASPQGCDNGALTDRFGVLIQGLLAVVAFSTLMLKRFREPVGIRRPWRIWFFDTSKQAIGALFIHFANVFLSTLTEQDPCSLYLMNFLLDATLGMLLIWLAVKLVSRLVEYKQWTLLMFGEYGDPPQAAAWLGQCGIYLLIMVLEKGVISLVLLVPGWSKLQEVLLSYIANPQVELVLVMLIVPFIVNSIMFWVVDSLMMRKYKTMKSLDDSCDSSVKKADSLPWANSEESRVLLTVDTDTDEASEGEEDPGDAGPVPHVLYSGGPLRPSWVVV; from the exons ATGGACATGTACGGATACAGCGGGGTCTTCTTGGTGAAGAGATTCCTGGACAATGATGGTGTTGTTGAAGTCAGTAACATGTCTGATATCATCAACAAGGCGAGTCCTCAGGGCTGTGATAACGGAGCTCTGACGGACCGGTTCGGCGTCCTGATCCAGGGACTCCTGGCTGTCGTTGCCTTCAGCACACTAATGT tgAAGAGGTTCCGGGAGCCTGTAGGGATCAGACGACCGTGGAGGATCTG gtTTTTCGACACATCCAAGCAGGCCATCGGTGCTCTTTTCATCCACTTTGCCAACGTCTTCCTGTCCACGCTCACCGAACAGGACCCGTGCTCCCT GTATCTGATGAACTTCCTGCTGGATGCCACGTTGGGGATGCTGCTCATCTGGCTGGCTGTGAAGTTGGTGTCCAGATTAGTTGAGTACAAGCAGTGGACGCTGCTCATGTTTGGAGAATATG GTGACCCTCCCCAGGCAGCAGCGTGGCTCGGTCAGTGTGGCATCTACCTGCTCATCATGGTGCTGGAGAAAGGTGTTATCAGCCTGGTGCTGCTCGTCCCCGGATGGTCCAAA TTGCAGGAGGTGCTGCTGAGCTACATTGCGAACCCTCAAGTGGAGCTGGTGCTGGTCATGCTCATCGTGCCCTTCATAGTGAAC TCCATCATGTTCTGGGTGGTCGACAGCCTGATGATGAGGAAGTACAAGACGATGAAGAGCCTGGACGACTCCTGCGACAGCTCGGTGAAGAAGGCCGACTCGCTGCCCTGGGCGAACAGCGAGGAGTCACGG GTGCTGCTGACGGTTGATACAGACACCGACGAGGCTTCGGAGGGGGAGGAAGACCCGGGCGATGCTGGACCGGTCCCTCATGTGCTGTACTCTGGAGGGCCGCTGAGACCCAGCTGGGTGGTGGTGTAA